A stretch of Hoplias malabaricus isolate fHopMal1 chromosome 10, fHopMal1.hap1, whole genome shotgun sequence DNA encodes these proteins:
- the LOC136708063 gene encoding C-C chemokine receptor type 5-like, whose translation MVLHLSYFFLFRSTDYSYSDYYSYNEDSAAPCSNENVRDFGQVFLPTLYSMVFIVGFIGNGLVAYVLIKYRHRSNMTDMCLLNLAMSDLMFLFSLPFWAHYAAMNQWIFGNFMCKAVTSFYMLGFYGSVFFMILMTMDRYVVIVHAHASLFSQHHSAKAGMAVAAFMCMWLLSLMASLPTMIFSEEKKELNESTCKPEYPPDTYWRQFSYIELNILGLILPLSIMVFCYSQIIPTLYHMRSQKKQKAIRLIMVLIIVFFVFWTPYNVVTFLFLLHHTGHLRSCEWQQNLNLSMQWVQTIALSHCCLNPIIYAFVGQKFRRLVVKALKQSFPGCFNKCKMLTTELSERRSSVNSRSSEKSTTSIMQLQ comes from the exons ATGGTTCTGCACCTG tcatattttttcctttttcgtTCAACAGACTATTCCTATAGCGATTACTACAGTTATAACGAAGACAGTGCCGCACCCTGTAGCAATGAAAATGTACGAGACTTTGGCCAAGTTTTTCTCCCCACTCTCTACAGCATGGTCTTCATAGTGGGCTTCATTGGCAACGGCCTGGTGGCGTATGTCCTCATCAAATATCGCCATAGATCAAACATGACGGACATGTGCCTCTTGAACCTGGCGATGTCTGACCTGATGTTCCTCTTCTCTCTGCCCTTCTGGGCCCACTATGCCGCCATGAACCAGTGGATCTTTGGGAACTTCATGTGCAAGGCTGTGACATCCTTCTACATGCTGGGCTTCTACGGCAGTGTCTTCTTCATGATCCTGATGACGATGGATCGTTATGTTGTCATTGTCCATGCACACGCCTCTCTATTTTCCCAGCACCACTCAGCCAAAGCGGGAATGGCTGTGGCCGCTTTTATGTGTATGTGGCTACTCAGTCTGATGGCTTCCCTGCCAACCATGATATTCTCAGAGGAGAAGAAGGAGTTGAACGAATCTACATGCAAACCAGAATATCCCCCAGACACCTATTGGAGGCAGTTCAGCTACATAGAGCTGAACATCCTCGGCTTGATCCTCCCCCTCTCCATCATGGTGTTCTGCTACTCTCAGATCATCCCCACCTTGTACCATATGAGGTCTCAGAAGAAGCAAAAAGCCATCAGGCTCATCATGGTCTTGATTATAGTTTTCTTTGTCTTCTGGACGCCCTACAACGTGGTCACATTCCTGTTCCTCCTTCATCACACCGGGCACTTGCGAAGCTGTGAATGGCAGCAGAACCTGAACTTGTCCATGCAGTGGGTGCAGACCATTGCCTTAAGTCACTGCTGCCTCAACCCCATCATCTATGCCTTTGTTGGCCAGAAGTTCAGGAGATTAGTCGTTAAGGCCCTGAAACAGTCATTCCCAGGTTGCTTCAACAAGTGCAAAATGCTCACCACTGAGCTGTCAGAGAGGAGAAGCTCGGTGAACTCGCGCTCCTCAGAAAAATCCACTACAAGTATTATGCAACTACAGTAA
- the LOC136708835 gene encoding C-C chemokine receptor type 5-like isoform X1 — translation MSNDIESYSLDYYEYYNSSESQATPCNNGNVQAFGQVFLPTFYTMVFIVGFIGNGLVAYVLIKYHHRSNMTDVCLLNLAMSDLLFLFSLPFWAHYAAMNQWIFGNFMCKAVTSFFMLGFYGSVFFMILMTVDRYVVIVHAHASLFSKHHSAKAGMGVACFMWLICLMASLPTMIFSEEKKESNGSTCKPEYPPDTYWRQFGYIELNILGLILPLSVMVFCYSQIIPTLYHMRSQTKHKAIRLIMVLIIVFFVFWTPYNVVTFLFLLHHTGHLQSCEWQQNLGLSMQWVETIAFSHCCLNPIIYAFVGQKFRRLVVKALKQSFPVCFNKCKILSIELSERRSTVHSRSSEISTTKII, via the exons ATGAGCAACGACATAGAGAGCTACAGCCTAG attatTATGAATACTACAATTCCAGTGAAAGCCAGGCCACACCCTGCAACAACGGCAATGTACAAGCCTTCGGCCAAGTTTTCCTCCCAACTTTCTACACCATGGTCTTCATAGTGGGCTTCATTGGCAACGGCCTGGTGGCGTATGTCCTCATCAAATATCACCATAGATCAAACATGACAGACGTGTGCCTCTTGAACCTGGCGATGTCTGACCTGCTGTTCCTCTTCTCTCTGCCCTTCTGGGCCCACTATGCCGCCATGAACCAGTGGATCTTTGGGAACTTCATGTGCAAGGCTGTGACGTCCTTCTTCATGCTGGGCTTCTACGGCAGTGTCTTCTTCATGATCCTGATGACGGTGGATCGTTATGTTGTCATTGTCCATGCACACGCCTCTCTATTCTCCAAGCACCACTCAGCCAAAGCGGGAATGGGTGTGGCCTGTTTTATGTGGCTAATCTGTCTGATGGCTTCCCTGCCAACCATGATATTCTCAGAGGAGAAGAAGGAGTCGAACGGATCAACATGCAAACCAGAATATCCCCCAGACACCTATTGGAGGCAGTTCGGCTACATAGAGCTGAACATCCTGGGCTTGATCCTCCCCCTCTCCGTCATGGTGTTCTGCTACTCTCAGATCATCCCCACCTTGTACCACATGAGGTCTCAGACGAAGCACAAAGCCATCAGGCTCATCATGGTCTTGattattgttttctttgtctTCTGGACGCCCTACAACGTGGTCACATTCCTGTTCCTCCTTCATCACACGGGGCACTTACAAAGTTGTGAATGGCAGCAGAACCTGGGGCTGTCCATGCAGTGGGTGGAGACAATCGCCTTCAGTCACTGCTGCCTCAACCCCATCATCTACGCATTCGTTGGCCAGAAGTTCAGGAGATTAGTCGTTAAGGCCCTGAAACAGTCATTTCCAGTTTGCTTCAACAAGTGCAAAATACTCAGCATTGAGTTGTCTGAGAGGAGGAGCACGGTGCACTCGCGCTCCTCAGAAATATCCACCACAAAGATTATATAG
- the LOC136708835 gene encoding C-C chemokine receptor type 5-like isoform X2 gives MVFIVGFIGNGLVAYVLIKYHHRSNMTDVCLLNLAMSDLLFLFSLPFWAHYAAMNQWIFGNFMCKAVTSFFMLGFYGSVFFMILMTVDRYVVIVHAHASLFSKHHSAKAGMGVACFMWLICLMASLPTMIFSEEKKESNGSTCKPEYPPDTYWRQFGYIELNILGLILPLSVMVFCYSQIIPTLYHMRSQTKHKAIRLIMVLIIVFFVFWTPYNVVTFLFLLHHTGHLQSCEWQQNLGLSMQWVETIAFSHCCLNPIIYAFVGQKFRRLVVKALKQSFPVCFNKCKILSIELSERRSTVHSRSSEISTTKII, from the coding sequence ATGGTCTTCATAGTGGGCTTCATTGGCAACGGCCTGGTGGCGTATGTCCTCATCAAATATCACCATAGATCAAACATGACAGACGTGTGCCTCTTGAACCTGGCGATGTCTGACCTGCTGTTCCTCTTCTCTCTGCCCTTCTGGGCCCACTATGCCGCCATGAACCAGTGGATCTTTGGGAACTTCATGTGCAAGGCTGTGACGTCCTTCTTCATGCTGGGCTTCTACGGCAGTGTCTTCTTCATGATCCTGATGACGGTGGATCGTTATGTTGTCATTGTCCATGCACACGCCTCTCTATTCTCCAAGCACCACTCAGCCAAAGCGGGAATGGGTGTGGCCTGTTTTATGTGGCTAATCTGTCTGATGGCTTCCCTGCCAACCATGATATTCTCAGAGGAGAAGAAGGAGTCGAACGGATCAACATGCAAACCAGAATATCCCCCAGACACCTATTGGAGGCAGTTCGGCTACATAGAGCTGAACATCCTGGGCTTGATCCTCCCCCTCTCCGTCATGGTGTTCTGCTACTCTCAGATCATCCCCACCTTGTACCACATGAGGTCTCAGACGAAGCACAAAGCCATCAGGCTCATCATGGTCTTGattattgttttctttgtctTCTGGACGCCCTACAACGTGGTCACATTCCTGTTCCTCCTTCATCACACGGGGCACTTACAAAGTTGTGAATGGCAGCAGAACCTGGGGCTGTCCATGCAGTGGGTGGAGACAATCGCCTTCAGTCACTGCTGCCTCAACCCCATCATCTACGCATTCGTTGGCCAGAAGTTCAGGAGATTAGTCGTTAAGGCCCTGAAACAGTCATTTCCAGTTTGCTTCAACAAGTGCAAAATACTCAGCATTGAGTTGTCTGAGAGGAGGAGCACGGTGCACTCGCGCTCCTCAGAAATATCCACCACAAAGATTATATAG
- the LOC136708737 gene encoding C-C chemokine receptor type 5-like isoform X1: protein MSNSTESNSYSTDNYGDYYNYNEDSAAPCNNGNVRDFGQVFLPTLYSMVFIVGFIGNGLVAYVLIKYRHRSNMTDVCLLNLAMSDLLFLISLPFWAHYAAMNQWTFGNFMCKAVTSFYMLGFYGSIFFMTLMTVDRYVVIVHAHASLFSQHHSAKAGVGLAGFMWLLSLMASLPIMIFSEEKKESNGSTCKPEYPPDAYWRQFSYIELIILGLILPLSVMLFCYSSIIPTLYHMRSQKKHKAIRLILVLIIVFFVFWTPYNVVTFLYLLHHTGHLQSCEWQQNLGLSMQWVETIAFSHCCLNPIIYAFVGQKFRRLVVKALKQSFPVCFKMLTTELSERRSSVYSRSSEISTTRIM, encoded by the exons ATGAGCAACAGCACAGAGAGCAACAGCTACAGCACAG ATAACTATGGCGATTACTACAATTATAATGAAGACAGTGCCGCACCCTGCAACAACGGCAATGTACGAGACTTTGGTCAAGTTTTCCTCCCCACTCTCTACAGCATGGTCTTCATAGTGGGCTTCATTGGCAACGGCCTGGTGGCGTATGTCCTCATCAAATACCGCCATAGATCAAACATGACGGACGTGTGCCTCTTGAACCTGGCGATGTCTGACCTGCTGTTCCTCATCTCTCTGCCCTTCTGGGCCCACTATGCCGCCATGAACCAGTGGACCTTTGGGAACTTCATGTGCAAGGCTGTGACATCCTTCTACATGCTGGGCTTCTACGGCAGTATCTTCTTCATGACCCTGATGACGGTGGATCGTTATGTTGTCATTGTTCATGCACACGCCTCTCTATTTTCCCAGCACCACTCTGCCAAAGCGGGAGTGGGTTTGGCTGGTTTTATGTGGCTACTCAGTCTGATGGCTTCCCTGCCAATCATGATATTCTCAGAGGAGAAGAAGGAGTCGAACGGATCGACATGCAAACCAGAATATCCCCCAGACGCCTATTGGAGGCAATTCAGCTACATAGAGCTGATCATCCTCGGCTTGATCCTCCCCCTCTCTGTCATGCTTTTCTGCTACTCTTCGATCATCCCCACCTTGTACCATATGAGGTCCCAGAAGAAGCACAAAGCCATCAGGCTCATCCTGGTCTTGattattgttttctttgtctTCTGGACGCCCTACAACGTGGTCACATTCCTGTACCTCCTTCATCACACGGGGCATTTACAAAGTTGTGAATGGCAGCAGAACCTGGGCCTGTCCATGCAGTGGGTGGAGACCATCGCCTTCAGTCACTGCTGCCTCAACCCCATCATCTACGCCTTCGTTGGCCAGAAGTTCAGGAGATTAGTCGTTAAGGCCCTGAAACAGTCATTTCCAGTTTGCTTCAAAATGCTCACCACTGAGTTGTCAGAGAGGAGGAGCTCGGTGTACTCGCGCTCCTCAGAAATATCCACCACAAGGATTATGTAG
- the LOC136708737 gene encoding C-C chemokine receptor type 5-like isoform X2, producing MAGQHNDNYGDYYNYNEDSAAPCNNGNVRDFGQVFLPTLYSMVFIVGFIGNGLVAYVLIKYRHRSNMTDVCLLNLAMSDLLFLISLPFWAHYAAMNQWTFGNFMCKAVTSFYMLGFYGSIFFMTLMTVDRYVVIVHAHASLFSQHHSAKAGVGLAGFMWLLSLMASLPIMIFSEEKKESNGSTCKPEYPPDAYWRQFSYIELIILGLILPLSVMLFCYSSIIPTLYHMRSQKKHKAIRLILVLIIVFFVFWTPYNVVTFLYLLHHTGHLQSCEWQQNLGLSMQWVETIAFSHCCLNPIIYAFVGQKFRRLVVKALKQSFPVCFKMLTTELSERRSSVYSRSSEISTTRIM from the exons ATGGCAGGGCAGCACAATG ATAACTATGGCGATTACTACAATTATAATGAAGACAGTGCCGCACCCTGCAACAACGGCAATGTACGAGACTTTGGTCAAGTTTTCCTCCCCACTCTCTACAGCATGGTCTTCATAGTGGGCTTCATTGGCAACGGCCTGGTGGCGTATGTCCTCATCAAATACCGCCATAGATCAAACATGACGGACGTGTGCCTCTTGAACCTGGCGATGTCTGACCTGCTGTTCCTCATCTCTCTGCCCTTCTGGGCCCACTATGCCGCCATGAACCAGTGGACCTTTGGGAACTTCATGTGCAAGGCTGTGACATCCTTCTACATGCTGGGCTTCTACGGCAGTATCTTCTTCATGACCCTGATGACGGTGGATCGTTATGTTGTCATTGTTCATGCACACGCCTCTCTATTTTCCCAGCACCACTCTGCCAAAGCGGGAGTGGGTTTGGCTGGTTTTATGTGGCTACTCAGTCTGATGGCTTCCCTGCCAATCATGATATTCTCAGAGGAGAAGAAGGAGTCGAACGGATCGACATGCAAACCAGAATATCCCCCAGACGCCTATTGGAGGCAATTCAGCTACATAGAGCTGATCATCCTCGGCTTGATCCTCCCCCTCTCTGTCATGCTTTTCTGCTACTCTTCGATCATCCCCACCTTGTACCATATGAGGTCCCAGAAGAAGCACAAAGCCATCAGGCTCATCCTGGTCTTGattattgttttctttgtctTCTGGACGCCCTACAACGTGGTCACATTCCTGTACCTCCTTCATCACACGGGGCATTTACAAAGTTGTGAATGGCAGCAGAACCTGGGCCTGTCCATGCAGTGGGTGGAGACCATCGCCTTCAGTCACTGCTGCCTCAACCCCATCATCTACGCCTTCGTTGGCCAGAAGTTCAGGAGATTAGTCGTTAAGGCCCTGAAACAGTCATTTCCAGTTTGCTTCAAAATGCTCACCACTGAGTTGTCAGAGAGGAGGAGCTCGGTGTACTCGCGCTCCTCAGAAATATCCACCACAAGGATTATGTAG
- the si:cabz01093077.1 gene encoding C-C chemokine receptor type 4 has product MEDDGPTIRMSTMETAITEYDYGPEPCEIHEGSETSVLQPGIMSIVFYLVFALGLLGNTMVLWVLLKVLRLKTMTDVCLLNLALSDLLTVLSMPLWALQIQGHHFGGDAVCKVMAGAYHLGFYSGILFVTLMSIDRYLAIVHAVAAMGTRTLRYGVGVSLVIWTISFCAALPEAIFAGMVPEENVTQCQRNWQESAKTWMLLRNFGENTVGLLISLPVMVYCYVRILLVLRKVRNSKRGRAMKLVFAIVVAFVIFWVPYNVVVFLDTLQKLEVLDNCTVLQKITVAMEVTETLALVHCCVNPVIYAFVGEKFRKCLAKYILRVKLYQTTSIHSKASENETSNTAL; this is encoded by the exons ATGGAGGATGATGGACCCACTATAAG AATGAGCACAATGGAGACAGCCATTACTGAGTATGACTATGGCCCTGAGCCGTGTGAGATCCATGAAGGGTCTGAGACCAGTGTCCTGCAGCCAGGCATCATGTCCATCGTCTTCTATCTGGTCTTTGCGCTGGGCCTGCTAGGCAACACCATGGTCCTGTGGGTGCTGCTGAAGGTGCTGCGTCTGAAAACCATGACAGACGTGTGTTTGCTCAACCTGGCGCTGTCCGACCTGCTGACCGTCCTGTCCATGCCTCTCTGGGCGCTGCAAATCCAGGGACATCACTTTGGTGGTGACGCGGTCTGCAAAGTCATGGCAGGCGCTTACCACCTGGGCTTCTACAGCGGCATCCTCTTTGTGACTCTGATGAGCATTGATCGTTACCTGGCCATCGTTCATGCCGTGGCAGCGATGGGCACAAGGACTCTTCGCTATGGAGTGGGTGTGAGCCTCGTCATCTGGACCATCTCCTTCTGCGCTGCGCTTCCCGAGGCCATATTCGCCGGCATGGTCCCAGAGGAAAATGTCACACAGTGCCAGAGAAACTGGCAAGAGTCTGCCAAGACGTGGATGCTGCTCCGCAATTTCGGTGAGAATACAGTGGGCCTCCTCATCTCCTTACCCGTCATGGTCTACTGCTACGTCCGGATCCTGCTGGTGCTGAGGAAGGTGAGGAATTCCAAACGGGGACGGGCCATGAAGTTGGTCTTCGCCATCGTTGTTGCATTTGTCATCTTCTGGGTGCCATACAACGTGGTGGTATTCCTGGACACCTTGCAGAAGCTGGAAGTCTTGGACAACTGTACAGTTTTGCAGAAGATCACTGTTGCTATGGAGGTAACTGAGACCCTCGCGCTGGTGCACTGCTGCGTGAATCCAGTGATCTACGCCTTTGTTGGAGAAAAGTTTAGGAAATGCCTGGCAAAGTATATACTTCGTGTCAAGCTCTACCAAACCACATCAATACACTCCAAAGCCTCGGAAAACGAAACATCCAACACAGCTTTGTAA